In the genome of Gemmatimonas sp. UBA7669, the window TAGTACTCTTCTCGCCCGGCGACTCGTATCTCTTTGAGGCCGCCGAGGCCCTCTGTAAGCAATCGAAGCTTTCTTTGGCCGAGTCGCCATACGTTCTCCCCATGTGTGACTAGCTTCGTCCGCACAACAAGAAATAGAATAGCGTAGCCCCCGCCAATCAACCCTCCGAGAAACAGTACAATTAGAGGCTTGTACAAGGAAAGCCCAACAAAAATCACCAAGGCGATTGCGCCTTGGCTTGTGATGATGAGGGCAGGTTGAAGGACGTTAAACGCGAAGCGCGGTGCACCTACAGACACCCTGCTAATTAGGTCGGATGAATTAGTCGAAGCAATCTCTACATAAGGCCGGTACAGATAATAGGTCAGCAGATCTTTCTGGATGGAATGGCCAACAGAAAGAGAGAACTTATACGTAACCCAAACGGCAGCGGCAGCCATCATATTGGAGAACGCAACCAGCACCATCATAGCGATCGCGAATACAAGAACCGCTTGAAGGTCTGTTTCAATGCCCAGCCACTTCACAATCGTAATTGCGAGTTCGTTCTCCTGGAGAACTGTCGGATTAGACAGAAGTGCGAGGAAAGGCGCGACAGATCCTGCGCCCAAGACTTGCAACATCGCCACTAGGACGAAGAAGAGCTGGATGGCCACAAAGAGTCTCTTTTGTCTGGAAGACAGAAGAGCAAGCATCTGCTTGATTCGTGGACCCGAATCTTCTCTGTTTGAACGCTCGGTCACAACCAACCCCGTAGCTTAGCTAGAAAACGGTCGCGCCCCACAGCGGATGGCACATTCCAGCGAGGGACGGCAAAGGTCGGAACGTTGCCGCGTCGAAACCATCCCCCATGAACGAGGAGCCCAGCAGCAGCATGCGGTTCAGCCATCAATCGTTCTGCGTTTCGTGGGGCCAGTCCATACGGATAAGCGACCACATTCAGAAACTGAGTGGGGAAGCGGGTCTCCAGCCACGCCCTTCCCTTTGAAATCTCAAGCGAAACCTCGTCGTCGGAAAGACTGCGTAGATTCGGGTGCGAGTACGTATGATTTCCGAATGTGGCATACTTGGATCCTCGCAATGCAAGCAGGTCAGACTCAGTGCCTATCTGTGGTAGGCACAAGCTACTAGACGTTGCCAAGCGATGTCGGGCACGCCCCTTCTGATCCCAAAGGAAAGTCTGGCGATGAGAGATAGTCCATTGGCCCTTTGATGAGCGCTCGTCCCACACTGGAATCGTCCCAAGAAGCCCGGGAGCGACAAAAACGGTGAAGGGGTATCCGAGTGTCTCGCATACTGATGCGCCGAGAGTTAGCGCACCGAGATATGCGTCGTCGAACGTGATGGCCACTCGCGCAGAACGCGTGTCGCTCACCCGCAACACTTCTTCAAGTGAAACTACATCGAAATGCCGACCGACCGTGCTGAGCTGATTGTGTAGCGATTCGTGTGAAATGTGTAAGCCGCGCTCGCCCTCAGATTCCCTACCTTCCTGCACGCCGTGATACGCTAGAATGAAACTCCCGGAGTTTGGGACTCGCATCGGGAGTTGGCAAAGGAATTTACATGCTACACGTTTCGCAAACTCCCGAATCAAGGAAGCCCCCGGATCAATAGAGCCCCAAGCGGCCCCGTAACTTGTAGTGGTACACGCTTCCAAACCTCGATGGCTAGCCCGAATCCTTTTTCGGTAGGTACTGGGAGGGAGCTGCTGGTTGAATCCGCTGAGTGTACCCAAGGCAAGGATTCATCGCGGCCGCCCCATTGAAGCTTAAACTTGTGCGTCCCAGACCCCGCCGTGCATCGGCCAAAGTTGAACACATCAAAGCCCTGCTCGCACGCGCGTCGAATGAAGGCACCGTACAAGGTCATGTTTGGCGAGATCTTCTGATAGCGCCGCAGTGCCGACGCCCACGAAATCTCCACTTCACGACCGTTCTCAATACCGAAGCCCCCGGCCACCGGCGTGTCGCCCATGTAGGCCACGCCAATCCAGGCCCGCTCACCCAGCGCATCAGCCAGGCGCTCAAAGAAGCGCAGCCCATGTGCCGGCGACCCGAGATCGCGCATGTGCTCCGTGAACACCTTGTGGTATGCCGCCGCATGCTCGCGCCCGAACTTCACCACCAGGCCTTCCTTCTCGCCGCGCCGCACCTGGCTGCGCAGCTTGCTGTCAAAACGCTTGAAGGTGGCCTCATAGTCGCCGGGCACGAGGTCCAGCAGCACCGTAATCTTGCGGTTCACCGGCACCAGGCTGTCGGTGGCCACCGGTTGCCGCGTGCGCAGCTCCACCAGCTTGGCGCCTTGCGCCAGGTCGGCCGCCGCCGCCGTAAGTGCACGCTCTCCCTCGGCGTCAGACAGAGGCCCGCCGTAGCTCACATAGGGCAGCGACACGAGATAATGCCCAAACACCAGGGACTTGACCCGCACCAGCGGCAACACGCCGGCCAGCTCGCCGCCACGCCTGGCAATCAGGTACGGGCAATCATGCCCGTACACATCGCGGTACACGCCCCGCCACTCCCAGCGGTGAAACGTGCTGCCATGCACATGGGCGTCCACGAAGGCGTTCCACGCCATCGCGTCCGCGTCTGTGGCTTGCGATATGATCAACGGGAGTGCGCTCATGAAGCGGCAAAGAGCTCGCGAAAGGAAACGAAGTCAAAGCGCCGCAGCAGTACCTCCAGCTGCGTCGCACACTGATCGAGCCCCCGGTAGTGACGCACGCGCGTGAGCGCGCCCACGGCCAGCCGAGGCTGGCCCGGGTCCACCTCCCAGGGATGCAAGTAAAAGACCGCAGGGCGCCCGTGGCGTAACACCTGCGCGAGGCCGGTTTGCGTGACCCACGCGGGGAACTGCCGGAACCAGCCACCACCCGCCACCGGCACCTTGAAGCCCGCAATGGGCCACACCGCCGGCGGATACTCATGCAGCGGGCCAGCCGGTGTACTCAGCACGTGCGGCGCCACATCGGCCACGGCAGACCCATAGCCTCGGCGCGCAATGGGAAAACGGCTGGAGTCGTAGGTGTAGCCCTCCTCCACCAGGACCCGGGCTGCCCAGGGCACTTCGTCGGTCAGCGAAAAGCTGGGTGCCCTGTAGCCGCGCACCGCCGTGCCCGATGCGTCTTCCAGCACGGCCCGGGCCCGTCGTACATCCTCGCGAAACTCCGACTCACTGACGGTGGGAATGCGCTGGTGCCAGTAACCATGACTGGCCACCTCATGCCCCTGCTGTGCAATGCGCCGAATCAACGCCGGGAATCGCTCGGCCACCCATCCCAACGTAAAGAAGGTGCCGCGGGCGCCCGTGTCGGCACAGAGCTGCAGCAGGCGGTCGGTGTTGCGCTCCACCCGCGACTCCAATTGCTCCCACTGCGAGCGCGCTACATGCGGTTCGAAGGCATTCACCTGGAACCAGTCTTCCACGTCCACCGTGAACACCGGCAGCGCCCGCCCGAAACCGGGCGGACGCAGCGTAGGGTCGGTGTTCACGGCGCGTTCTGCACTAGCGCAGCCTCAATCCCTTCTCACTTGCGGATGCTGTCCTTGCGCGCTCTCGGGAACTTGTCCGACAGCGGGTTCACGTACTCGCGCTCGCCGTGGCCAATGTAGATCTGCCGAGGACGGGCGATCTTCTGCTCCTTGTCGAGAATCATCTCCTCCCACTGCGCCAGCCAGCCCGACACACGCGCCACCGCAAACAGCACGGTGAAGAAGTCGGTGGGGAAGGCCATGGAGCGATAGATGAGCCCCGTATAGAAGTCCACGTTGGGGTACAGCTTGCGGGCAATGAAGTAGTCGTCGGACAGGGCAATGCGCTCGAGCTCGAGTGCAATCTCCAGGTCCTTGTCCATGCCCACCTGCGCAAACACCTCGTCGGCCAACTTCTTCACAATGCGCGCGCGGGGGTCGTAGCTCTTGTACACACGGTGGCCAAAGCCCATCAGGCGCTCGCCCTTGCCGCTCTTCACGCCTTCGATGAAGGCCGGCACGTTCTTCACATCACCAATCTCGGTGATCATGCGCAGTACGGCTTCGTTGGCGCCGCCATGCAACGGGCCAAACAGCGCGGCAATGCCGGCAGCCACCGCCGAGAAGGGATCCACGTGCGAAGAGCCCACGGCGCGCACGGCGTTGGTGCTGCAGTTCTGCTCGTGATCGGCGTGCAGAATGAACAGCACCTCCAGCGCCTTCACGAACACCGGGTTGGCCTCGTACTTGGGCTCCGACATGCGCGCCACCATGGAGAGGAAGTTCTCCGTGTAGCTCAGGTCGTTGTCCGGGTAGATGAAGGGCAGGCCCTTCACATGACGATAGGCAAACGCGGCAATGGTGGGCAGCTTGGCGAGCAGGCGAATGGTGCTGATGTAGCGCTGCTGCGGGTCGTGAATGTCACGCGCCTCCGGATAGAAGCTGGACAGGGCCGCCGTGGCGCTGCACAGCATGCTCATGGGATGCGCGTCGTAGCGGAAGCCTTCGAGGAACTTGCGGATGTTCTCATGCACGTACGTGTGGTACGTGATGTCGTGCACCCAGGCGTCGTACTGCTTCTGGTCGGGCAGTTCACCATTGCGCAGCAGGTACGCCACTTCGAGGAAGGTGGCGTTCTCCGCCAGCTGCTCGATGGGATAGCCGCGATAGCGCAGAATGCCCTTGTCGCCATCGATGAACGTGATGGCGCTGCGGCACGAGGCCGTGTTCATGAACGCCGGATCGTAGCTCAGCAGGCCGAACTCGTCGGGCTCACGCTTGACGGCGCGCAGGTCCATGGCGCGCATGTAGGTGTCGCCTTCCGGCCCTTCGGTGCGCACGGCGGCGCTGTAGGTGGAGCCGGTGCGGTTATCGCGGAGCTCGAGCGTATCGGCGGCCGCGGCGGGGGCAGAACTGGGCTGGCTCATGAGAATACGACGTTCTGGGAGTGTCTCGGGGCGGTGCCGGCCACGCCGGCTCGTTCCTGTAAGGTAAATGCCTGCACGGGGCTATGCGCCCGCCAGTCCTGGTCCGTTCCGGGGACTAATCCACCACGCCGGACAGCGCGTCCCGCCGGAAGCCGTGCTTCTCCATGAGGCGGTAGAGCGTGGTCCGGTCGATGCCGGCCAGACGCGCTGCCTTGGACATGTTCCCACCCGCTCGACTGGTCAGCCGCGAGAGATATTCCTTCTCGAAATGCGCGATGAGGTTGTCCTTGGCCACGTGGAAGGCATCGTTCATGATGTTGGCCGGCAGACCTGTTTCCGCCTGTCCGCCCTCCAGCGGGCCGTCGTCGTACACCGGAATGTCATCGGGCGTGATGGGCCGTCCTGCGTCGGCCACCACGGCCACATGTTCAATGACGTTCTGCAACTCGCGCACATTGCCCCGCCAGGGCCGCGTCTGCAGATAGGCCATGGTATCGGCGTCAAAGCCCGGCGCCGGTGCACCGCTGGCGCGGTGGCGCTCCCAGGAGCGCTTGAGGAAGAACTCGGCCAGCAGCGGAATGTCTTCCACGCGCTTGCGAAGAGGCGGCAGCTTGATGGGCACCACGCGCAGGCGGTAGAACAGGTCCTCGCGCAGAATGCCCTGCTGCACGGCCTCCTGCGGGTCGCGGTTGGTGGCGGAAATGAAGCGCACGTCCACCACGGCATCCTGCGTTTCGCTGCCCAGTCGGCGTACCACGCCGTCCTGCAGCACGCGCAGCAGCTTGGCCTGCAGCGGCTGCTGCATTTCGGTGAGCTCGTCGAGAAACAGCGTGCCGCCGTTGGCCACTTCCAGCAGGCCGGCCTTGTCGCGATCGGCGCCGGTGAAGGCGCCCTTGCGATAGCCGAACATTTCCGACTCGAGCAGGTTGTCGGGCAGGGCCGCGCAGTTCACGGGCACCAGCTTGCGCTGGGCGCGCCGGCTGTGTTTGTGGATGAACTGGGCGATCATTTCCTTGCCCGTCCCGCTTTCGCCACTGATCATCACGCTGGCATCAGTGCCGGCCACTTTCTGGGCCAGGTCCACGGCCTTGCGGAAGGCGGCGGACACCCCCAGCAGGCTGAAAGTGTCGCCGCTGTTGCTGGGGGTGAGCAGGGAGCCCGGCTTGATGGCTTCGCGCGGCTCGCGCGAGGCGGCCGAGGCGTGGGCGGCGCGGCCGACCAGCACCTGCAGGTGGCTGGCACTGAAGGGCTTGGGCAGGTAGTCCCAGGCGCCGGCGCGCAGGGCCTCGATGCTGCTGGCCACGGTGGGATTGCCGGTCATGACCACCACAATCACGCCCTTGTGGGCCTCCACGGCCGCCTTGAGCACCTCCATGCCGGAGATGGGCGTCATGTAGAGGTCCACGAGCACGAGGTCAAAGCGCTTGCGCTTGACGAGGTCGAGGGCCTCTTCGCCGCGGCCGGTGGAGCTGACCTGGTGGCCATCCATCTGGAGGACCGAGGCGCAGCCTTCCCGCAGGGTGCGATCGTCGTCCACTACGAGGATGCGCAGGCCCGTCCCCTTGTCGGGGATGGGTGGCGAGCCGGCGTCGGCGAGGAAGGGTTCGGTCATGAGCGGAGTGGACAACCTGGGTGCAACCGGGGCGCAGCCTGGGTGCTGCGGTGGTGCGACAGACTGCGGTACTGGTTCAACGGTGAGGCAAACATCAAACAACCAGGCCGCAATCTGTGGCGGCCCTGCTGCGAACATGCAGCCTGAGACAGCGGAATTACGCTAGGTTCAGGCTGCCGTCAAGGGCAAAGCGTGGAACCGGACCAACAATTCTGTCCCATGACTGCAACAGTGGCGCAAAAGTCACCACCCTGTTGCGATTGTGCATCGCGTGTGCTGGAGCGATAATGACGTGTTGCCCGGGGCCGTGTTGGACCGTCATACTCCCGGCACGAATCCGACCTCAGCCCTCATTTCGAATGACCGGTTCCAACATCCAGCCCGCGACGCCGCGAGAGACGGCGGTGGACCTCTATCAGGAGGGCCCGCCGGCGGATTGGGGTGGTGGGCAGCAGCCTGAGCCTGAGGAAGGTGGTGGGCCGAGTCTGTCGCGGTATCTCGCGGCCATCCGGCGGTTCAAGTGGCTCATTCTGGTGTTGGGCGCCGTGGGGTTGTTCGCGGGTATTGGAGCCAGTCGCTTCATCGATCCGGAATACGAAGTGCAGGCCACCATTCTGCTCGAACAGGGCACAGGTGTGCAGGAGGGGCGAGGCAACTCCGGTCCCATTCAAGGTGCTGAGTTCCTGCAGGGCAGCGGTTGGCAGGACCTGCTACGCTCTTACGCCATCGTCGATCCCATCGTCACGGAACTCGGCTTGTTCGTGACACCGGCGGAGCGTGGGGACAGCACTTTGTTTGGGCAGTTCCGAGTTGATCAGGGTCGCCTGCGCCCCGGAAGCTACAAGCTCGCACTCAAGGGCGGTCGTTGGTCACTCAGCCTGCGCACCGCGGTAGAGGCCACCGATGGTGTGGCGGTGGACTCGGGGGTGGTGGGCGACTCTATTGGTCGTCCGGTCGGTTTTCTGTGGGCGCCGCAGCGCAACCAGTTTGGCACGCGCAGCGACATTGAGTTCAACGTGCAGACGCCGCGTGAGGCATCAAAGGGGCTCATTGAGAAGCTGGGCATCAAGTTGCAGCCCAACAGCCCCTTCCTGTTCCTGACGCTCACTGGAAAGGACGCTCGCCGTACCGCTACTACGCTCAACGCCTGGGTGGATCAGTTTGTCGCGGTGGCCACATCGCAGAAAAAGCGCAATGTGTCTACGGTGGCGGCCATTCTGCAGGGCCAGTTGGAATATGCTGCGGGCAACCTGTCGCGTGCGGAGTCAGCGCTCGAACAGTTTCGTGTGCGTACTGTCACCGAGCCCAATGAGCGGCAGACCATCGCGCCGGGCATCGAGATGACCAACAGCCCGGTGTTCGACAGTTATTTCCGCGATCGCATTCTGGCTGACAACTATCGCCGCGATCGCGAAACCCTTGAGCGACTGCTGGCCAGTGCTTCCAACGGCACGTCCATCACGCGCGAGGCCGTGTTATCGGTGCCATTGGTGAATGGTGATCCTGCTGCAGAGGATTTGCGCCGGCTGTTGGCGGAGCAGGCTGAGCGGGATGCGCAACTCCGTCGCTTGCGCGAAACCTATACGGACGACTACCCGCGCGTTCGCGAAGAGGCCGAAGCGCTGCGCCAGTTGCGCGCCACCAGCGTGCCCAATGCCTTGCAGGCATATGTGCGCGAATTGCGTCTTCGTGAGCAAACGCTCAACGCATCAGTTGAGCAGGGCAGCAAGGATTTGCGCAGCATCCCGGTTCGCACCATCGAAGAGCAGCGCCTCAAGCGCCAGGTTGAGGTTGAGGCGGAGCTCTACCGTACGCTCAACCTCGAAGCAGCCAAGGCCCGTCTCGCCGAAGCGGCCACTGTGCCGGATGTCAGTGTGCAGGACCCTGCTGTTCCGCCTCTTTTCCCCACCCAGAACACTGCACCTGTCATTATTGCCGGTGTGTTCGCAGCCTTTGTGGGTTTGGGCCTCGGCTTGGCCATTCTGCTGGACATGGTGGACAAGCGCTTTCGTTATCCGGAGCAGGCCACCAAGGACCTGGGGCTCTACATCTTGGGTGTGGTGCCGGTCATCGACACCAAGAAGGGCAAGCGGCGCACCAGCGATACGGCGGCGCAGGTAGTGGAGGCTTTCCGCACCATTCGCATGAATGTGCGCTATGCGGCCGACCCTTCGCGTCCCTTGGCCATCACGGTAACCTCACCCGGCCCCAACGATGGCAAGTCCCTCATTTCCAGTAACCTGGCGCTGTCGTTTGCTGAGTCGGGCGCGCGCACGCTGCTCATTGATGGCGACATTCGCCGCGGCGCGCTGGGTAACACCTTCGGTGTGAACGCCAAGCCGGGCCTCGTGGAGTATCTGGAAGGCACCGCCCTCATTGCCGAGGTACTGCAGCCCGTACCCGCGCACGAGAATCTCACGCTGCTGCCTGGCGGAGCCAGAAAGCGAAGGGGTCCGGAACTGCTCGCCACACCGCGCCTCACGCAGCTCATCAATCAGATGACGGCTGAGTACGACGTGGTCATCGTGGACTCGCCACCGTTGGGCGCAGGCTTTGACGCGTTTGCCCTTTCAACAGCCACCGGCAACATGGCACTCGTCATGCGAGCGGGCATCACCGACCGCAAGATGGCCGAAGCCAAGCTGGCCACGGTGCGTACGCTGCCGGTTCGCATCATGGGCGCGGTGCTCAACGGAATTCAGCTTACGGGGGCCTACGAGTACTACTCCTATTATCAGGAGTACGCGGCCAAGGACGAAGAGTTGCCAGCGCGCCTCCCCGAGAAGTCGCAAAGCGGTGGCAAACTCACCGCCGGCGGCAAGGGTGGGCAGGCGTGATGGCGAAGCACTGTGCAGCACGACAAACGTTCAACCTGATCGCCATGCGCGCCATTCGCTTTGCGCTCTTCC includes:
- a CDS encoding polysaccharide deacetylase family protein, which encodes MRVPNSGSFILAYHGVQEGRESEGERGLHISHESLHNQLSTVGRHFDVVSLEEVLRVSDTRSARVAITFDDAYLGALTLGASVCETLGYPFTVFVAPGLLGTIPVWDERSSKGQWTISHRQTFLWDQKGRARHRLATSSSLCLPQIGTESDLLALRGSKYATFGNHTYSHPNLRSLSDDEVSLEISKGRAWLETRFPTQFLNVVAYPYGLAPRNAERLMAEPHAAAGLLVHGGWFRRGNVPTFAVPRWNVPSAVGRDRFLAKLRGWL
- a CDS encoding GNAT family N-acetyltransferase, with product MSALPLIISQATDADAMAWNAFVDAHVHGSTFHRWEWRGVYRDVYGHDCPYLIARRGGELAGVLPLVRVKSLVFGHYLVSLPYVSYGGPLSDAEGERALTAAAADLAQGAKLVELRTRQPVATDSLVPVNRKITVLLDLVPGDYEATFKRFDSKLRSQVRRGEKEGLVVKFGREHAAAYHKVFTEHMRDLGSPAHGLRFFERLADALGERAWIGVAYMGDTPVAGGFGIENGREVEISWASALRRYQKISPNMTLYGAFIRRACEQGFDVFNFGRCTAGSGTHKFKLQWGGRDESLPWVHSADSTSSSLPVPTEKGFGLAIEVWKRVPLQVTGPLGALLIRGLP
- a CDS encoding sigma-54-dependent transcriptional regulator; translation: MTEPFLADAGSPPIPDKGTGLRILVVDDDRTLREGCASVLQMDGHQVSSTGRGEEALDLVKRKRFDLVLVDLYMTPISGMEVLKAAVEAHKGVIVVVMTGNPTVASSIEALRAGAWDYLPKPFSASHLQVLVGRAAHASAASREPREAIKPGSLLTPSNSGDTFSLLGVSAAFRKAVDLAQKVAGTDASVMISGESGTGKEMIAQFIHKHSRRAQRKLVPVNCAALPDNLLESEMFGYRKGAFTGADRDKAGLLEVANGGTLFLDELTEMQQPLQAKLLRVLQDGVVRRLGSETQDAVVDVRFISATNRDPQEAVQQGILREDLFYRLRVVPIKLPPLRKRVEDIPLLAEFFLKRSWERHRASGAPAPGFDADTMAYLQTRPWRGNVRELQNVIEHVAVVADAGRPITPDDIPVYDDGPLEGGQAETGLPANIMNDAFHVAKDNLIAHFEKEYLSRLTSRAGGNMSKAARLAGIDRTTLYRLMEKHGFRRDALSGVVD
- a CDS encoding citrate synthase; protein product: MSQPSSAPAAAADTLELRDNRTGSTYSAAVRTEGPEGDTYMRAMDLRAVKREPDEFGLLSYDPAFMNTASCRSAITFIDGDKGILRYRGYPIEQLAENATFLEVAYLLRNGELPDQKQYDAWVHDITYHTYVHENIRKFLEGFRYDAHPMSMLCSATAALSSFYPEARDIHDPQQRYISTIRLLAKLPTIAAFAYRHVKGLPFIYPDNDLSYTENFLSMVARMSEPKYEANPVFVKALEVLFILHADHEQNCSTNAVRAVGSSHVDPFSAVAAGIAALFGPLHGGANEAVLRMITEIGDVKNVPAFIEGVKSGKGERLMGFGHRVYKSYDPRARIVKKLADEVFAQVGMDKDLEIALELERIALSDDYFIARKLYPNVDFYTGLIYRSMAFPTDFFTVLFAVARVSGWLAQWEEMILDKEQKIARPRQIYIGHGEREYVNPLSDKFPRARKDSIRK
- a CDS encoding XrtA system polysaccharide deacetylase — its product is MNTDPTLRPPGFGRALPVFTVDVEDWFQVNAFEPHVARSQWEQLESRVERNTDRLLQLCADTGARGTFFTLGWVAERFPALIRRIAQQGHEVASHGYWHQRIPTVSESEFREDVRRARAVLEDASGTAVRGYRAPSFSLTDEVPWAARVLVEEGYTYDSSRFPIARRGYGSAVADVAPHVLSTPAGPLHEYPPAVWPIAGFKVPVAGGGWFRQFPAWVTQTGLAQVLRHGRPAVFYLHPWEVDPGQPRLAVGALTRVRHYRGLDQCATQLEVLLRRFDFVSFRELFAAS
- a CDS encoding polysaccharide biosynthesis tyrosine autokinase, which produces MTGSNIQPATPRETAVDLYQEGPPADWGGGQQPEPEEGGGPSLSRYLAAIRRFKWLILVLGAVGLFAGIGASRFIDPEYEVQATILLEQGTGVQEGRGNSGPIQGAEFLQGSGWQDLLRSYAIVDPIVTELGLFVTPAERGDSTLFGQFRVDQGRLRPGSYKLALKGGRWSLSLRTAVEATDGVAVDSGVVGDSIGRPVGFLWAPQRNQFGTRSDIEFNVQTPREASKGLIEKLGIKLQPNSPFLFLTLTGKDARRTATTLNAWVDQFVAVATSQKKRNVSTVAAILQGQLEYAAGNLSRAESALEQFRVRTVTEPNERQTIAPGIEMTNSPVFDSYFRDRILADNYRRDRETLERLLASASNGTSITREAVLSVPLVNGDPAAEDLRRLLAEQAERDAQLRRLRETYTDDYPRVREEAEALRQLRATSVPNALQAYVRELRLREQTLNASVEQGSKDLRSIPVRTIEEQRLKRQVEVEAELYRTLNLEAAKARLAEAATVPDVSVQDPAVPPLFPTQNTAPVIIAGVFAAFVGLGLGLAILLDMVDKRFRYPEQATKDLGLYILGVVPVIDTKKGKRRTSDTAAQVVEAFRTIRMNVRYAADPSRPLAITVTSPGPNDGKSLISSNLALSFAESGARTLLIDGDIRRGALGNTFGVNAKPGLVEYLEGTALIAEVLQPVPAHENLTLLPGGARKRRGPELLATPRLTQLINQMTAEYDVVIVDSPPLGAGFDAFALSTATGNMALVMRAGITDRKMAEAKLATVRTLPVRIMGAVLNGIQLTGAYEYYSYYQEYAAKDEELPARLPEKSQSGGKLTAGGKGGQA